A genomic region of Sulfobacillus acidophilus DSM 10332 contains the following coding sequences:
- a CDS encoding Serine-type D-Ala-D-Ala carboxypeptidase (PFAM: D-alanyl-D-alanine carboxypeptidase; Penicillin-binding protein 5, C-terminal domain~COGs: COG1686 D-alanyl-D-alanine carboxypeptidase~InterPro IPR001967:IPR012907~KEGG: aac:Aaci_1748 serine-type D-Ala-D-Ala carboxypeptidase~PFAM: Peptidase S11, D-alanyl-D-alanine carboxypeptidase A; Peptidase S11, D-Ala-D-Ala carboxypeptidase A, C-terminal~PRIAM: Serine-type D-Ala-D-Ala carboxypeptidase~SPTR: Serine-type D-Ala-D-Ala carboxypeptidase) — MKAGAHADTSLKFWAGGMDVRQKHWSVWLFAGILGWIPLGTSGGGVYAANLTPPAPVSAKAAELLDGQSGRVLYEKNAYEKLPMASVTKLMTLVLVLQAVHAKKLGLNELVPVSEEAYRVGGSQIWLEPGERMTVEQLIRAVAVGSANDAAYALGEYLAGSPDAFVAEMNRTARQWGMVSTHFANPHGLHDPNHYTTAHDLGILALHALHTPGLLDYTRMREDRTIRNGKGGTLWLVNSNRLLRTYPGTDGLKTGYTSQAGFCLVATAKRGDTRMVSVILGAPSSKNRFHDAAELMTWGFMHYETVAIARKGQLFGTVRIRRGTQRMVGVQATSDAYVTVPKDQTALTRTVVIPPEVGAPVTTTRPIGKIVVKQGSQVLMTVSLYPTASVPALGWGQGVWRWFWRITG; from the coding sequence ATGAAAGCGGGAGCGCATGCCGATACTAGCCTCAAATTTTGGGCTGGGGGAATGGATGTGCGACAAAAACACTGGAGCGTCTGGCTGTTCGCCGGTATTCTGGGATGGATCCCGCTAGGTACAAGTGGAGGAGGGGTTTACGCGGCCAATCTTACCCCGCCGGCGCCCGTTAGCGCGAAAGCCGCGGAATTATTAGACGGTCAATCGGGGCGCGTGCTGTATGAAAAAAACGCCTATGAAAAACTGCCGATGGCCAGCGTGACCAAGCTGATGACCTTAGTCTTGGTTTTGCAAGCGGTGCACGCCAAAAAGCTCGGACTCAACGAATTGGTCCCCGTATCCGAAGAAGCCTATCGCGTCGGCGGCTCGCAAATTTGGTTAGAGCCCGGGGAACGGATGACCGTAGAACAACTGATTCGGGCCGTGGCGGTCGGGTCCGCCAATGACGCCGCCTATGCCCTGGGAGAATACTTGGCCGGCTCCCCTGACGCCTTTGTCGCCGAAATGAATCGAACGGCGCGCCAATGGGGGATGGTGTCGACTCATTTTGCCAACCCTCACGGGCTTCATGATCCCAATCATTACACGACCGCCCACGACTTAGGCATTTTAGCGCTCCATGCGCTTCACACCCCGGGCCTTCTCGACTATACCCGAATGCGAGAAGACCGAACCATCCGTAACGGTAAAGGCGGCACGTTGTGGTTGGTCAACAGTAATCGGCTGCTTCGCACCTACCCGGGGACCGATGGACTGAAAACCGGATATACCTCGCAGGCGGGCTTTTGTCTGGTGGCCACCGCCAAACGGGGCGACACCCGCATGGTCTCCGTGATATTGGGCGCCCCCAGCTCCAAAAACCGCTTTCACGATGCCGCGGAATTAATGACGTGGGGATTTATGCACTATGAAACCGTCGCGATCGCGCGCAAGGGACAACTCTTCGGAACGGTGCGCATTCGGCGGGGGACTCAGCGGATGGTCGGGGTGCAGGCCACATCTGACGCCTATGTAACCGTACCTAAAGACCAAACCGCGTTAACCCGGACCGTGGTCATCCCGCCAGAAGTCGGGGCACCGGTAACCACCACCCGACCGATAGGGAAAATCGTGGTCAAGCAGGGGTCTCAGGTCCTCATGACGGTCTCGCTCTATCCCACGGCGTCGGTGCCGGCCTTAGGATGGGGTCAAGGGGTCTGGCGCTGGTTTTGGCGTATCACCGGATAA